The Jeotgalibaca sp. MA1X17-3 genome has a segment encoding these proteins:
- a CDS encoding PTS sugar transporter subunit IIB, with amino-acid sequence MIKIVTVCGAGVGSSMMMRLFSQQILDEEGIDAEVEASDISSVSPNAYDILITTSDFADTLRDSSAHVIRIDNMMDKAYLKEQLLKTIAEL; translated from the coding sequence ATGATTAAAATTGTAACCGTTTGTGGAGCAGGAGTGGGGAGTAGCATGATGATGCGTTTATTCTCCCAACAAATACTAGATGAAGAAGGAATTGATGCAGAAGTAGAAGCGTCAGACATAAGTTCGGTTAGTCCTAATGCTTATGATATTTTAATTACTACATCTGATTTCGCTGATACTCTTCGTGATTCTTCAGCTCATGTTATTCGAATTGATAATATGATGGATAAAGCTTATTTAAAAGAACAGCTACTGAAAACTATAGCAGAACTATAA
- a CDS encoding transcription antiterminator, which produces MFQISLSDEEYLFLARKLSEASLVRYGQLISEKWVPFTLAVEEFIEEVSDNFNFHLFCEDDVLFEGVLNHLRPAYKRTQSFEIIENPLFKYVYEQYGELHKKVIISSSVLESRLNVQFSLQELSFFTLFFAASYERNKNVFKRIPRAILVCSAGISTSQMLKSKLVSTFQIHIEGIFSTRGAKEWLEQHEVDMILTTVPFNYKKVPSLLVTPYLSKEDKKALEGLLQRLPSSIQTKTLLEIIKAHATIEHPQQLKKELQQYLGISHTSSIEKGAYQPMLLEVITEEMIHVNYDCQTRDEAVIESGRLLVEKGYATEKYIKAMLKNVEENGTYIVIAPGIAMPHARPEEGAVDIGLSIVTLKNPVVFGHPLNDPVRIVVGLCAVNHQSHLKALSELVEILGNQEKVEQINEASTSQEIINIIKGGNKND; this is translated from the coding sequence TTGTTTCAAATTTCTTTATCAGATGAAGAATATTTATTCCTGGCAAGAAAACTATCGGAAGCATCTTTAGTCCGTTATGGACAATTGATATCTGAGAAATGGGTACCTTTTACTCTTGCAGTAGAAGAATTTATTGAAGAAGTATCTGATAACTTTAATTTTCACCTTTTTTGTGAAGACGATGTTCTTTTTGAAGGGGTACTCAATCATTTACGTCCTGCGTATAAACGTACACAATCTTTTGAAATTATAGAAAATCCACTCTTTAAATATGTTTACGAACAATATGGGGAGTTACACAAAAAAGTTATAATAAGTTCCTCCGTCTTAGAGAGTAGACTAAACGTCCAGTTTAGTTTACAAGAACTTTCTTTTTTCACTTTGTTTTTTGCAGCTTCTTATGAGAGAAATAAAAATGTTTTCAAAAGAATCCCTCGAGCTATTTTGGTATGTAGTGCAGGAATAAGTACATCACAAATGCTAAAAAGTAAGCTTGTTTCTACTTTTCAAATCCATATAGAAGGAATATTTAGCACTAGGGGAGCAAAGGAATGGCTCGAACAACATGAAGTAGACATGATCCTTACCACCGTACCATTTAACTATAAGAAAGTACCTTCTCTTCTTGTTACACCCTATCTTTCAAAAGAAGATAAGAAGGCATTAGAAGGACTTCTGCAAAGACTACCCTCGTCCATTCAGACTAAAACATTGTTAGAGATCATTAAGGCTCATGCTACTATTGAGCACCCGCAACAACTAAAAAAAGAACTACAGCAGTACTTAGGTATTTCACATACTTCATCTATAGAGAAAGGGGCTTATCAGCCAATGTTATTAGAAGTTATAACTGAAGAAATGATTCATGTAAACTATGACTGTCAGACACGAGATGAAGCAGTGATAGAAAGTGGACGTTTATTAGTAGAAAAAGGATATGCTACAGAAAAATATATCAAGGCAATGTTGAAAAACGTGGAAGAGAACGGAACTTATATCGTAATTGCTCCTGGCATTGCGATGCCACATGCCAGACCAGAAGAAGGTGCAGTGGATATCGGATTGAGTATTGTTACTTTAAAAAATCCAGTGGTATTTGGACATCCACTAAATGATCCAGTACGAATTGTCGTTGGGCTCTGTGCAGTTAATCATCAGTCTCACTTAAAAGCCTTATCTGAGCTGGTGGAAATCCTTGGAAATCAAGAGAAAGTAGAGCAAATAAATGAAGCGTCTACTTCACAAGAGATCATAAACATCATAAAAGGAGGAAATAAAAATGATTAA
- a CDS encoding recombinase family protein: MRIAYARVSTDKQELHRQLDALEKVGYDKLIQEKFTGTQKKRAGLDTLFNSVRSGDTVIIESISRLGRKTLDILSTVEELKEQGVEVVSLKENLDTSTPTGQAMFQMMAVIAQLERDLTVQRVNEGLTSAKARGVKLGRPTMNKQKVKDALRLYDSGQYSIKDIIRITSISQGSLYRKINEREHKQLLSNIKDKVKRNED; the protein is encoded by the coding sequence ATGAGAATTGCTTATGCAAGAGTATCTACCGACAAACAAGAACTCCATCGTCAATTAGATGCTTTAGAGAAGGTTGGTTACGATAAACTAATACAAGAAAAATTTACCGGTACGCAAAAGAAACGCGCAGGATTAGATACCTTATTTAATAGTGTTCGATCTGGAGATACCGTTATTATTGAATCCATTAGTCGTTTAGGTAGGAAAACGCTAGATATCCTCTCTACTGTTGAAGAATTGAAAGAACAAGGTGTAGAAGTTGTATCGTTGAAAGAGAACCTAGATACCTCTACACCAACCGGTCAGGCCATGTTTCAGATGATGGCTGTGATTGCTCAGTTGGAGCGTGACCTGACAGTACAGCGAGTGAACGAAGGCTTAACTTCCGCTAAGGCACGTGGAGTAAAACTGGGTAGACCAACCATGAATAAGCAAAAGGTAAAAGATGCTTTACGTTTGTATGATTCGGGACAGTATTCAATTAAAGATATTATTCGAATTACTAGTATTTCTCAAGGCTCCTTATATAGGAAAATCAACGAGAGAGAACACAAACAACTTTTATCTAATATTAAAGACAAAGTAAAAAGAAACGAAGATTAG
- a CDS encoding XRE family transcriptional regulator gives MKKIFNGKRLKEARLYNKMTITSLAERLDITKQSVSKYETGKTAPNFENSLQLHDILGYPREFFYTLDLFEYETEGTFFRSRLTSTLKSKQPAEISIKYTVIVRDFLSQYIEFPKLKNREEYSDINDIELVSKKVRQDMLLNENPILDIVETAELMGFSVINSEYNEEKIDAFSSMNKINDNEYFVITTGESSSFYRRQFSIAHEIGHWVLHQNLNPQELDKEEYKEMETQANKFASCFLLPENAFRKSLIGNDINNIETYYYLKKVWNVSMAAMIKRAYDLNVINIEQQTKLYKQMNYRGWRNPEPFDLDKKRTIPVSFKQSIHLLIDENVLQGHEIPIKLAEEYNLYLTDTMLARVCGVNETLFKNNNESQVVMKIKDFRSRKDNQIG, from the coding sequence ATGAAAAAGATATTTAATGGAAAACGATTAAAAGAAGCTCGTCTTTATAATAAAATGACCATTACATCGTTAGCTGAGCGTTTGGATATTACTAAACAGTCAGTTTCTAAATATGAAACAGGAAAAACAGCTCCGAATTTTGAAAATTCTCTTCAGTTACATGACATACTAGGATATCCTCGCGAGTTTTTTTATACACTTGATTTGTTTGAATATGAAACAGAAGGTACATTTTTTCGATCAAGGCTAACATCTACTCTCAAATCTAAGCAACCTGCTGAAATATCTATCAAATATACAGTTATTGTTCGAGATTTTTTAAGTCAATATATTGAATTTCCTAAATTGAAAAATAGGGAAGAATATTCGGATATAAATGATATAGAATTGGTATCTAAAAAAGTTCGTCAAGACATGTTACTAAACGAGAATCCTATACTAGATATTGTTGAAACTGCTGAGTTAATGGGTTTTTCAGTGATAAACTCAGAGTATAATGAAGAAAAAATAGATGCTTTTAGTAGCATGAATAAAATAAACGATAATGAATACTTTGTAATTACAACTGGAGAAAGTAGCTCTTTTTACAGACGACAATTTAGTATCGCTCATGAAATAGGTCACTGGGTCTTACATCAAAATCTCAATCCGCAAGAACTAGATAAAGAAGAATACAAGGAAATGGAAACTCAAGCTAATAAATTTGCTTCATGTTTTTTATTACCTGAGAATGCTTTTCGAAAAAGTTTAATAGGAAATGATATAAATAACATTGAAACATACTATTATTTAAAAAAAGTCTGGAATGTTTCGATGGCTGCGATGATCAAAAGAGCATATGATTTAAATGTTATAAATATAGAACAACAAACTAAATTATATAAGCAAATGAACTACAGAGGATGGCGAAATCCAGAACCATTTGATTTAGATAAAAAACGTACTATTCCAGTTAGTTTTAAGCAATCAATTCATCTACTAATCGATGAGAATGTTTTACAGGGTCATGAGATACCAATAAAACTTGCTGAAGAGTACAACCTCTATTTGACTGATACAATGTTAGCTAGAGTTTGCGGAGTTAACGAGACTCTCTTCAAAAATAATAATGAATCACAGGTAGTTATGAAAATTAAAGACTTCAGGTCTAGAAAAGATAACCAAATTGGGTAG
- a CDS encoding tryptophan synthase subunit alpha, producing MTNLAFYIPFHYPSRKEFFALLNALEKHGAAYVEIGIPVQNPFMDGALIKETHQEVLKQLPTHDSLVQTLKEIKEKFTFKVVLMTYKEGFDTFSLNQIPISLYDGLLCVDQVLNKDTSHHPIQIYPPHLKEEEIQSLLQNNELFAYVISGEGKTGSFNEVPTQYKESVHFIKKHSPLPILVGFGIKTPEDVASIVKNGADGAIIGTEFLRRFQQGGINGVYTYLDGFDSIMNS from the coding sequence ATGACTAATTTAGCGTTCTATATCCCCTTCCATTATCCTAGCCGAAAAGAATTTTTTGCACTATTAAACGCCTTAGAAAAACACGGAGCAGCATATGTAGAAATAGGCATTCCTGTTCAAAATCCTTTTATGGACGGGGCACTGATAAAGGAGACGCATCAGGAGGTCTTAAAACAACTTCCGACGCATGATTCTTTGGTACAAACCTTAAAAGAAATAAAAGAAAAATTTACTTTTAAAGTTGTACTAATGACATACAAGGAAGGTTTCGACACGTTTTCATTAAATCAGATTCCGATTTCCTTGTATGATGGGTTACTCTGTGTTGATCAAGTATTGAATAAAGATACCTCCCATCACCCTATTCAAATTTATCCTCCTCATTTAAAAGAAGAAGAGATACAATCTCTTCTTCAAAATAATGAGCTATTTGCTTATGTCATTTCAGGAGAAGGAAAAACGGGATCATTTAATGAAGTTCCTACACAATACAAAGAGTCCGTTCACTTTATAAAAAAACATTCTCCTTTACCAATACTTGTAGGTTTTGGTATTAAGACTCCTGAAGATGTCGCTTCTATTGTAAAAAATGGAGCAGATGGTGCTATTATCGGAACAGAATTTTTGAGAAGGTTCCAACAAGGAGGAATAAACGGAGTATATACATATTTAGATGGATTTGACTCTATTATGAATTCTTAA
- a CDS encoding DUF5986 family protein, with product MKTIDMSEQKIKTIASILTLKDDESIELHLKSIGNEDGTGVDNSKGSANWDLRYNELLKLSSNSLKPIRIKRGWEFVILYNLSSTQLYIFVKKKRLNEIMKNDDMTHYIKLANLLGIDPTIKEMTPLTEQLELFDKIYEQDENLLMMAKSIYNLTPSNVFIFSFDDGFIPSIMALSFNANQELIWQKNYTYLLDSNYQVDINSDGINSGENESSIPLKQKKNIVRLKRI from the coding sequence GTGAAAACAATCGATATGAGTGAACAAAAAATTAAAACCATAGCTTCTATCTTAACGTTGAAAGATGATGAATCAATAGAGTTGCATTTAAAATCAATTGGTAATGAAGATGGTACTGGTGTTGATAATAGTAAAGGTTCTGCAAATTGGGATTTACGATATAATGAATTGCTTAAACTCTCAAGCAACTCTTTAAAACCGATTAGAATCAAAAGAGGCTGGGAATTTGTCATATTGTATAATCTTTCAAGTACTCAACTGTACATTTTTGTCAAAAAGAAAAGATTAAATGAAATAATGAAAAATGATGATATGACTCATTACATTAAGTTGGCTAATTTATTAGGAATTGATCCTACTATAAAAGAAATGACACCTCTTACTGAACAACTTGAACTTTTCGATAAAATTTATGAGCAAGATGAAAATTTACTAATGATGGCAAAAAGTATTTATAATTTGACTCCTTCCAATGTGTTTATTTTTTCTTTCGATGATGGGTTTATTCCTTCCATTATGGCTCTTTCATTTAACGCTAATCAAGAATTAATTTGGCAAAAAAACTATACCTATCTACTAGATAGCAATTATCAGGTTGATATCAATTCAGATGGAATAAACAGTGGAGAAAACGAAAGCAGTATTCCTTTAAAACAGAAAAAAAATATTGTTCGTTTAAAAAGAATATAG
- a CDS encoding ParA family protein, producing the protein MSGTVYVVGNFKGGVGKTKTVTMLAYESAVFLKEKTLVIDMDPQGNATRVLAKTGNLDTIDKSITDGFQNESLEKEIISVMDNLHMIPANTSFRNLPKLLFNMFPDDELSQISYLKKLIEPLKKKYDRIYIDVPPTISDYSDNAMIAADYCIIVLQTQELSLDGAQTYIAYMQFLSENYDAQLQVLGIIPMMLRQGGRVDTKVLDQAKDMYGGNVLNTIVNYQERLKVFDVEGIHMHKNINGKVEMWDAKAHKLFIEVLEELNEHEKYLEKL; encoded by the coding sequence ATGAGCGGAACAGTGTATGTGGTAGGTAATTTTAAGGGTGGGGTTGGTAAGACTAAAACGGTTACGATGTTAGCTTATGAATCGGCAGTATTTTTAAAAGAAAAAACTTTAGTAATTGATATGGATCCCCAAGGGAATGCAACACGTGTATTAGCAAAAACAGGTAATTTGGATACTATTGATAAATCTATTACAGATGGTTTTCAAAATGAGTCTCTAGAGAAGGAAATTATTTCTGTCATGGATAACTTGCATATGATACCAGCAAATACATCCTTTCGAAATTTACCAAAATTATTATTTAATATGTTTCCTGATGATGAATTATCGCAGATATCCTATTTAAAAAAATTAATTGAACCTTTAAAAAAGAAGTATGATCGTATTTATATAGATGTTCCACCGACTATTTCTGACTATTCAGATAATGCCATGATCGCGGCAGATTACTGCATCATTGTTTTACAAACTCAGGAACTATCCTTAGATGGTGCACAAACTTACATTGCTTACATGCAATTTTTATCTGAAAATTATGATGCTCAACTACAAGTTCTTGGGATTATACCAATGATGTTACGACAGGGTGGTAGGGTCGACACTAAAGTATTAGATCAAGCAAAAGATATGTATGGTGGGAATGTTTTAAATACTATTGTTAACTATCAAGAACGATTAAAAGTATTTGATGTAGAAGGTATCCATATGCACAAAAATATTAATGGAAAAGTTGAAATGTGGGACGCGAAAGCTCATAAATTATTTATAGAAGTATTAGAAGAACTGAATGAACATGAGAAGTATCTAGAGAAGCTATAG
- a CDS encoding DEAD/DEAH box helicase family protein: MQRTEILHKQIETLFSSAFTEVPEIPDYITDNLMHPLRPYQLQALRQYIFTQEQKMADVTHNHLLFHMATGSGKTMVLAATILYLFKEKNQQNVIFFVNSDAIIKKTEDNLLNAASSKYLFTPEGIIIDGCRISIQLVSVFPSFPDKDTIYLKLTTIQKLHHDLTNPRENSLTYEALEDRSLVLLADEAHHINASTKRKNKKLTKVEVEAKTWETTVSRLLSLHPSNRLVEFTATINLEKDELFDKYRDKIVYQYDLRRFMTDRYSKNVTLLQANQEDTDKMLHAVLLSQYRKYVAQDHGIFLKPVILFKSNTIAISQASHHQLVDLIMQLTPQRLDTIVKRGVEIFQNEESIWGKMYHDYQNRDATRVVRDLQWDFAEGNLLDANSKEFLEEKNALRLNTLEDPNNPFRAIFAVAKLNEGWDVLNLFDIVRISEGASHTKNTTDSEAQLIGRGARYYPFVYEGAYDFQRRFDTEPSPLKVLETLHYHTINDSTYIQRLWKSLEEANIQVREDAYLLKQAKLKPAFKKSSLFQHGKIYINKVIPTTLADYQRLSDYGVQTEKEMDSEEMVETLYSSASDVIQTLSLQVHDWYVERPFIQKGIQRNPFFTFQNLKKYVPILTSMKTFIESPEF; the protein is encoded by the coding sequence GTGCAACGAACAGAAATTTTACATAAACAAATCGAAACTCTTTTTTCCAGCGCCTTTACAGAGGTTCCAGAAATTCCGGACTATATCACGGATAACTTAATGCACCCACTACGTCCGTACCAGTTACAAGCCTTGCGACAGTATATCTTTACCCAAGAGCAGAAGATGGCGGACGTGACTCATAATCACCTCTTGTTCCATATGGCCACGGGTTCCGGAAAAACGATGGTCTTAGCCGCCACTATTTTATATCTGTTTAAAGAAAAGAACCAACAAAACGTTATCTTTTTTGTAAATAGTGATGCCATCATCAAAAAAACAGAAGATAACTTACTGAATGCAGCGTCTTCCAAGTACTTGTTCACGCCGGAAGGGATCATCATCGATGGCTGTCGAATCAGCATTCAGTTGGTATCTGTCTTTCCTTCTTTTCCAGACAAAGATACGATTTATTTAAAATTAACCACCATTCAAAAGTTACATCATGATCTAACTAATCCAAGAGAAAACAGTCTCACCTATGAGGCCTTAGAAGACCGTTCGTTGGTCCTATTGGCGGATGAAGCCCACCATATCAATGCCTCAACTAAGCGGAAAAACAAAAAATTAACGAAAGTGGAAGTAGAGGCGAAAACATGGGAAACGACTGTTTCACGTTTACTCTCTCTCCACCCCAGCAATCGGTTAGTAGAGTTTACAGCGACGATCAACTTAGAAAAAGACGAACTCTTTGATAAGTACCGGGATAAAATCGTCTATCAGTATGACTTAAGACGCTTCATGACCGATCGGTATTCTAAAAATGTGACCTTATTGCAAGCCAATCAGGAAGATACGGATAAGATGCTACATGCCGTTCTACTCAGTCAATACCGGAAGTATGTCGCACAGGATCATGGGATTTTCTTGAAGCCGGTCATTCTGTTTAAATCAAATACCATTGCCATCTCACAAGCCTCCCACCACCAGTTGGTAGACCTGATCATGCAGCTGACGCCACAACGATTGGACACCATTGTAAAAAGGGGAGTGGAGATCTTCCAAAATGAAGAAAGTATTTGGGGGAAAATGTATCACGACTACCAAAATCGCGATGCAACACGTGTGGTAAGAGATCTCCAATGGGATTTTGCGGAGGGAAATCTACTAGATGCTAATTCAAAAGAATTCTTAGAAGAAAAAAATGCGCTTCGTCTCAATACGTTAGAAGATCCCAATAACCCGTTTCGTGCTATTTTTGCAGTAGCGAAATTGAATGAAGGGTGGGATGTGTTGAATCTCTTTGATATCGTCCGAATCAGTGAAGGGGCCTCCCATACGAAGAACACGACGGACAGTGAAGCACAGTTAATCGGGAGAGGTGCACGGTACTATCCCTTTGTATATGAAGGCGCTTATGATTTTCAACGTCGATTTGATACAGAACCCAGTCCTTTGAAAGTATTGGAAACCTTGCACTACCACACCATAAACGATAGTACCTATATCCAACGGTTATGGAAGTCGTTAGAGGAAGCAAATATTCAAGTACGAGAAGATGCCTATCTTTTGAAGCAAGCGAAATTAAAACCGGCTTTCAAGAAATCGTCCCTCTTTCAACATGGAAAAATCTATATTAATAAGGTAATTCCGACCACACTGGCCGACTATCAACGCTTAAGTGACTATGGTGTCCAAACAGAAAAAGAGATGGATTCCGAAGAAATGGTGGAAACCCTGTACAGTTCAGCATCTGATGTGATTCAAACTCTTTCTCTACAAGTGCATGATTGGTATGTGGAACGTCCGTTTATTCAAAAGGGAATCCAACGAAATCCTTTCTTTACCTTTCAGAACTTAAAAAAATATGTTCCCATCCTTACCAGTATGAAAACATTTATTGAAAGTCCAGAATTTTAG
- a CDS encoding Fic family protein, with the protein MKNSLNTLTQDYLDDILVRFAHHSAGIEGNTISLPATVSIIVNGTLPMSGKATVREFYEIENHKQAFKHIIEHVSNNDSLTVEIVKEIHADLMDRLQYDRGQFKKSENRILGAEFQTASPAETPTLMLQLLDNLQYRIHHSFTEDDQLLAMVDTHIQFERIHPFSDGNGRTGRLVLNYSLLQNGFPPLIIEKEMRAEYIDFLGNQDVEGFFQFSKEHLLKEQKRMQIFQDMQRERIEYD; encoded by the coding sequence TTGAAAAATAGTTTAAATACATTAACTCAGGATTATTTAGATGATATTCTCGTTCGCTTCGCTCATCATTCTGCGGGAATTGAAGGGAATACCATTTCGTTACCTGCTACCGTATCAATTATTGTAAATGGTACATTGCCTATGAGTGGAAAGGCTACTGTACGAGAGTTTTACGAAATTGAAAATCATAAACAAGCTTTTAAGCATATCATAGAACATGTATCAAATAACGATTCCCTTACTGTTGAGATTGTTAAAGAAATCCATGCTGACTTAATGGATCGTTTACAGTATGATCGAGGTCAATTTAAAAAAAGTGAGAATAGGATTCTAGGGGCAGAATTTCAAACGGCTTCTCCTGCAGAAACTCCCACATTAATGCTCCAGCTACTCGATAATTTACAATATCGAATACATCATTCCTTTACAGAGGATGATCAACTACTTGCAATGGTCGATACTCATATTCAATTTGAACGCATTCATCCTTTTTCAGATGGAAATGGTCGAACAGGGCGTCTCGTTCTCAATTACTCTCTATTACAAAATGGATTTCCACCTTTAATTATTGAAAAAGAAATGAGAGCGGAATATATAGATTTTTTGGGTAATCAGGATGTAGAAGGATTTTTTCAATTTTCAAAAGAGCATTTACTGAAAGAACAAAAACGTATGCAGATTTTTCAAGATATGCAACGAGAACGGATTGAATACGACTAA
- a CDS encoding AbrB/MazE/SpoVT family DNA-binding domain-containing protein, whose protein sequence is MKTIQRTTRKSGHSVITTLPPDVLKQLNLSVGDHVEYVLKGNQVEIRKAHSTEDDFLATVQEVMKDYDRSLESLVER, encoded by the coding sequence ATGAAAACCATTCAAAGAACGACCAGAAAATCGGGACATAGCGTGATCACTACGCTACCACCAGATGTTTTAAAACAGTTAAACCTTTCTGTTGGGGATCATGTGGAGTATGTTTTAAAAGGAAATCAAGTGGAAATTCGTAAAGCTCATTCTACCGAAGATGATTTTTTAGCAACCGTTCAAGAAGTCATGAAAGACTATGATCGCTCGTTAGAAAGCTTAGTGGAACGATGA
- a CDS encoding HTH domain-containing protein has translation MESRLPKLFQVLCYEQKNVSAQDLSVIFGVSDRTIYSDVKKLNLLLETSGYGPIESEKGMFYYPVPLQEEFSGLIKDKDSYLVTNPRLRRIRILETIFSLPRIFNVNDLHEHFGVSRNTLLKDLKKIKAKLKKSTIAINSHPFMGFQLEGEEKDIRNQFLLALQDDPLFLINGVEENIYNFFVKAEQLLGTIAKELHIEWSDDSFERLLHVFWVTFIRISNNCWLPAEEGTLQHNNEEKIIFEKKRNLKNCFKFLYQMKNIYSWQENYRKHL, from the coding sequence GTGGAAAGTCGACTTCCCAAACTCTTTCAGGTTTTATGTTATGAACAGAAAAATGTTTCTGCACAGGACTTATCGGTAATTTTTGGAGTAAGTGATCGCACAATTTATTCAGACGTAAAGAAACTCAATCTTTTGCTTGAAACATCAGGATACGGTCCTATTGAAAGTGAAAAAGGAATGTTCTATTATCCTGTACCTTTACAGGAGGAATTTTCAGGTTTGATTAAGGATAAAGATTCTTATTTAGTAACTAATCCTCGTTTACGACGTATTAGAATATTGGAAACTATCTTTTCCCTTCCAAGGATATTTAATGTAAATGATCTTCATGAACATTTTGGGGTCTCACGTAATACACTTTTAAAAGACCTAAAAAAAATTAAAGCGAAACTAAAAAAAAGCACAATAGCAATTAATTCGCATCCTTTCATGGGATTCCAATTGGAAGGGGAAGAGAAAGACATCCGTAATCAATTCCTTTTGGCTTTACAAGATGATCCTCTTTTTCTCATAAATGGGGTGGAGGAAAACATTTACAATTTTTTCGTAAAAGCTGAGCAATTACTAGGTACTATAGCAAAAGAATTACACATAGAATGGAGTGATGATTCTTTTGAAAGATTATTACATGTTTTTTGGGTAACTTTCATACGCATCTCCAATAACTGCTGGTTGCCCGCGGAGGAAGGCACTCTCCAACATAATAATGAAGAAAAAATAATCTTTGAAAAAAAGAGGAACTTAAAGAATTGTTTCAAATTTCTTTATCAGATGAAGAATATTTATTCCTGGCAAGAAAACTATCGGAAGCATCTTTAG
- a CDS encoding type II toxin-antitoxin system death-on-curing family toxin: protein MIRYLTERELVMMNTLQIRTYSPQEQIGVKEPTALHMCVELPKQDVFGVELYPTIFEKAAITFQKLIQKHCFFNANKRTALVALHTFLRLNGYQLEVSPKKMEDYTVQVATDPNITYQMIARWIEKQVI from the coding sequence ATGATTCGGTATCTAACAGAGAGAGAACTCGTCATGATGAATACCTTACAAATCAGAACGTATAGTCCTCAAGAGCAAATAGGCGTCAAGGAACCGACTGCCTTACATATGTGTGTGGAATTGCCGAAGCAGGACGTTTTTGGAGTGGAACTGTATCCTACCATCTTTGAAAAGGCAGCCATCACTTTTCAAAAACTCATTCAAAAGCATTGTTTTTTTAATGCCAATAAACGAACGGCTTTGGTTGCGCTCCATACGTTTTTACGGTTGAACGGCTATCAGCTAGAGGTGTCTCCAAAGAAAATGGAGGATTATACCGTCCAGGTAGCAACGGACCCAAACATTACCTACCAAATGATTGCAAGATGGATTGAAAAACAAGTCATATAG